A stretch of Anaeromyxobacter dehalogenans 2CP-1 DNA encodes these proteins:
- the rodA gene encoding rod shape-determining protein RodA, with product MAPDVSLAATPHRRVFAHFPWHLALIVLSISAIGIWNLSSASRSAHAPVWISQTWWMGAGAVLALAITLVDHRAFHRMAWVFYAVVLVLLVLVMVKGRYVMGARRWLTIGPVNFQPSELAKLSVALALASFFASDTEKRKDGYGLLRLIAPMLIALVPAVLILKQPDLGTALIVLSVGFTQILFAKVRWKTLALLAGVAVVGSVLVYPHLKPYQKKRVETFINPEADALGAGYHATQSMIAVGSGQGLGKGWGQGTQTYLSFLPEQHTDFIFSVWAEEHGFVGCLLLIALYFALVTSAMDVAGNARDRFGHFLAVGLTGMLFWHVAINIGMVIGLLPVVGVTLPLMSYGGSSVIVIYSGIGLLANVGMRRFVN from the coding sequence GTGGCGCCTGACGTCTCGCTCGCGGCCACGCCGCACCGGCGCGTGTTCGCGCACTTCCCCTGGCACCTCGCGCTGATCGTCCTGTCGATCTCGGCGATCGGGATCTGGAACCTCTCCTCCGCCTCGCGCAGCGCGCACGCGCCGGTCTGGATCTCGCAGACCTGGTGGATGGGCGCCGGCGCGGTGCTGGCGCTCGCCATCACGCTGGTGGACCACCGCGCGTTCCACCGCATGGCCTGGGTGTTCTACGCGGTGGTGCTGGTGCTGCTCGTGCTGGTGATGGTGAAGGGGCGCTACGTCATGGGCGCCCGGCGCTGGTTGACCATCGGCCCGGTGAACTTCCAGCCCTCCGAGCTGGCGAAGCTCTCGGTGGCGCTCGCGCTGGCGAGCTTCTTCGCGTCGGACACCGAGAAGCGCAAGGACGGCTACGGGCTGCTGCGCCTGATCGCGCCGATGCTGATCGCGCTCGTCCCGGCGGTGCTCATCCTGAAGCAGCCGGACCTGGGCACCGCGCTCATCGTGCTGTCGGTCGGGTTCACCCAGATCCTGTTCGCGAAGGTGCGCTGGAAGACGCTGGCGCTGCTGGCGGGCGTGGCGGTGGTCGGGTCGGTGCTCGTCTACCCGCACCTGAAGCCGTACCAGAAGAAGCGCGTCGAGACGTTCATCAACCCGGAGGCGGACGCGCTCGGCGCGGGCTACCACGCCACCCAGTCGATGATCGCGGTGGGCTCGGGGCAGGGGCTGGGGAAGGGCTGGGGGCAGGGCACCCAGACGTACCTGTCGTTCCTCCCCGAGCAGCACACCGACTTCATCTTCTCGGTGTGGGCCGAGGAGCACGGGTTCGTCGGCTGCCTGCTGCTGATCGCGCTCTACTTCGCGCTGGTGACGAGCGCCATGGACGTCGCGGGCAACGCGCGCGACCGGTTCGGGCACTTCCTGGCGGTGGGGCTCACCGGGATGCTCTTCTGGCACGTCGCCATCAACATCGGGATGGTGATCGGCCTGCTGCCGGTGGTGGGGGTGACGCTCCCGCTGATGAGCTACGGCGGGTCGAGCGTGATCGTCATCTACAGCGGGATCGGCCTGCTCGCGAACGTCGGGATGCGCCGGTTCGTGAACTGA
- the mreC gene encoding rod shape-determining protein MreC, whose amino-acid sequence MFALLKRYRELILVAVLLLVPLGVFFAHAKQPSERTRLDRVVLWITYPVQRVVAWGVTGVLDGWRGYVALRHAQERAVDLSRQVNLLQMEKQQLVAERAEAERIRKLLAFAEATPERTYVGGRVIGVRLGTAGLQIVTLDRGAADGVDRAMPAVVAEGVVGRVHSVTDHTSDVLLLTDRNSSIAVRVDRTRARANVRGTGKPDGCKLDYALRTEDMIEGDQLVTSGTDGVFPPGLPVGRVTHLQRSANGLFQEAQVVPAVDVTRVEEMLVITSAERAAEAQPSAYAPGTQR is encoded by the coding sequence GTGTTCGCCTTGCTCAAGCGGTACCGCGAGCTGATCCTGGTCGCGGTCCTGCTCCTCGTGCCCCTCGGGGTCTTCTTCGCCCACGCAAAGCAGCCCAGCGAGCGCACCCGCCTGGATCGGGTGGTGCTCTGGATCACCTATCCGGTCCAGCGGGTGGTGGCCTGGGGCGTCACCGGCGTGCTCGACGGCTGGCGCGGATACGTCGCCCTGCGTCACGCGCAGGAGCGCGCCGTCGATCTGTCACGGCAGGTCAACCTGCTCCAGATGGAGAAGCAGCAGCTCGTGGCCGAGCGCGCGGAGGCGGAGCGCATCCGCAAGCTGCTCGCGTTCGCGGAGGCGACCCCCGAGCGCACCTACGTGGGCGGGCGGGTGATCGGCGTCCGCCTCGGGACGGCCGGCCTGCAGATCGTCACGCTCGACCGCGGCGCCGCGGACGGCGTGGACCGCGCCATGCCGGCGGTGGTGGCGGAGGGCGTGGTCGGGCGGGTGCACTCGGTGACGGACCACACCTCGGACGTGCTGCTGCTCACGGATCGCAACAGCTCCATCGCGGTGCGCGTGGACCGCACCCGCGCGCGCGCGAACGTGCGCGGCACCGGCAAGCCCGACGGCTGCAAGCTCGACTACGCGCTCCGCACCGAGGACATGATCGAGGGCGACCAGCTCGTCACCTCTGGCACCGACGGCGTGTTCCCGCCCGGCCTGCCGGTCGGCCGCGTCACGCACCTGCAGCGGAGCGCGAACGGCCTGTTCCAGGAGGCGCAGGTGGTCCCCGCCGTGGACGTCACGCGCGTCGAGGAGATGCTGGTGATCACCTCTGCGGAGCGCGCCGCCGAGGCGCAGCCCTCCGCGTACGCGCCGGGGACCCAGCGGTGA
- the mrdA gene encoding penicillin-binding protein 2, producing MSLIPPSAPGAAQKEFRPRLAWATGLVVLVFLTLLGRLYQLQILRGDEYKERADENFVKELRIPADRGLMLDRNRRVLVDSRPSYDVTLTPYFCGKQCDEILARVAALLQMSPEEVARAQGQLRSARKLERFRPFTVKVDITREELDRYLARQMDLPGVDVQPIPHRNYRFGGLGGHLIGYMNEVGGEELKRLNEELQRTASPQGPYYMGDYVGRRGLERRFERDLRGVDGKERVPVDAKGRRKEDADDLIPPDQRVVPSVPGRNLVLSIDWRLQEFAEQTFPATAGVVLAMDAKTGFLLALVDRPAPDPNKMSGRITAAELAAIHSDPLQPELFRAIQQHYHPGSTFKALTSIAALEEGVYKPNTSVYCPGHFSMGRARWRCDKDSGHGYVDFEHALGASCDVFFYAAGAQLGADAIAKWGHLSGLGVPTGFDIAGEVPGVVPDAAWHDKHQAGGYQRGMAVNLSIGQGDVNVTPMQQLVFYGALATGKIWKPQVVLRVEDPDGQVLQAFTPETRGELPVKPSTRDTVLKGLLAAVNQPFGTAYSQRSADYVMAGKTGTAQVVKLGARRLKASQVSYFERDHAWFAAFAPAEDPEIVVVVLNEHSGFGSSNAAPTASALVKRYFQLKAEDAAERAGPAQGPAPERAPAPPAAPPAAPPPGAVEPARLGTGGASAAVPGVDRGA from the coding sequence ATGTCGCTCATCCCGCCCAGCGCGCCCGGTGCGGCGCAGAAGGAGTTCAGGCCGCGGCTGGCCTGGGCCACGGGCCTGGTGGTGCTCGTGTTCCTGACGCTGCTCGGGCGTCTGTACCAGCTCCAGATCCTCCGCGGCGACGAGTACAAGGAGCGCGCCGACGAGAACTTCGTGAAGGAGCTGCGCATCCCCGCCGACCGCGGCCTGATGCTCGACCGCAACCGGCGCGTGCTGGTGGACTCGCGGCCCTCGTACGACGTGACGCTCACGCCGTACTTCTGCGGGAAGCAGTGCGACGAGATCCTGGCGCGCGTGGCGGCGCTGCTGCAGATGTCGCCCGAGGAGGTGGCCCGCGCGCAGGGGCAGCTCCGCTCGGCGCGCAAGCTCGAGCGCTTCCGCCCGTTCACCGTGAAGGTGGACATCACGCGCGAGGAGCTGGACCGGTACCTGGCGCGCCAGATGGACCTGCCCGGCGTGGACGTCCAGCCCATCCCGCACCGCAACTACCGCTTCGGCGGGCTGGGCGGGCACCTCATCGGCTACATGAACGAGGTCGGGGGCGAGGAGCTGAAGCGCCTCAACGAGGAGCTGCAGCGCACCGCCTCGCCGCAGGGCCCCTACTACATGGGCGACTACGTCGGCCGCCGCGGCCTGGAGCGCCGCTTCGAGCGCGACCTGCGCGGCGTGGACGGCAAGGAGCGCGTGCCGGTGGACGCGAAGGGGCGCCGCAAGGAGGACGCGGACGACCTCATCCCGCCCGACCAGCGCGTGGTCCCGAGCGTGCCCGGGCGCAACCTGGTGCTGTCCATCGACTGGCGCCTGCAGGAGTTCGCCGAGCAGACGTTCCCCGCCACCGCCGGCGTGGTGCTGGCGATGGACGCGAAGACCGGCTTCCTGCTCGCGCTGGTGGACCGCCCCGCGCCGGATCCGAACAAGATGTCCGGACGCATCACCGCGGCCGAGCTGGCGGCGATCCACTCGGACCCGCTGCAGCCCGAGCTGTTCCGCGCCATCCAGCAGCACTACCACCCCGGCTCCACCTTCAAGGCGCTCACCAGCATCGCGGCGCTGGAGGAGGGGGTCTACAAGCCGAACACCTCGGTGTACTGCCCGGGGCACTTCAGCATGGGCCGCGCGCGCTGGCGCTGCGACAAGGACAGCGGCCACGGCTACGTGGACTTCGAGCACGCGCTGGGCGCGAGCTGCGACGTGTTCTTCTACGCGGCCGGCGCGCAGCTCGGCGCCGACGCCATCGCGAAGTGGGGCCACCTCTCCGGCCTGGGCGTGCCCACCGGGTTCGACATCGCCGGCGAGGTGCCGGGCGTGGTGCCCGACGCGGCCTGGCACGACAAGCACCAGGCCGGCGGCTACCAGCGCGGCATGGCGGTGAACCTGTCCATCGGCCAGGGCGACGTGAACGTCACGCCCATGCAGCAGCTCGTGTTCTACGGCGCGCTCGCCACCGGCAAGATCTGGAAGCCGCAGGTGGTGCTGCGCGTGGAGGACCCGGACGGCCAGGTGCTGCAGGCGTTCACGCCGGAGACGCGCGGCGAGCTGCCGGTCAAGCCGTCCACCCGCGACACCGTGCTGAAGGGGCTGCTCGCGGCGGTGAACCAGCCGTTCGGCACCGCCTACTCGCAGCGCTCCGCCGACTACGTCATGGCGGGCAAGACCGGGACGGCGCAGGTGGTGAAGCTGGGCGCGCGGCGCCTCAAGGCGTCGCAGGTGTCGTACTTCGAGCGCGACCACGCGTGGTTCGCGGCGTTCGCGCCGGCGGAGGATCCGGAGATCGTGGTGGTGGTCCTGAACGAGCACTCGGGCTTCGGCTCGTCGAACGCGGCGCCGACCGCGTCGGCGCTGGTGAAGCGGTACTTCCAGCTGAAGGCGGAGGACGCGGCCGAGCGGGCCGGCCCGGCGCAGGGCCCGGCGCCCGAGCGCGCCCCGGCGCCTCCCGCCGCGCCGCCCGCGGCGCCGCCGCCCGGCGCGGTCGAGCCGGCCAGGCTGGGCACGGGCGGCGCGTCCGCCGCGGTGCCGGGGGTGGACCGTGGCGCCTGA